The DNA window TTTAATTATACAAGTGAAGATTTATCTTTATTAGGAGATTCTTAGGACTTATTCTCCATGCAATTGAAATGCAGTTGGTGTGCAGAAGGCCCGGAAAATTGCTGGTAGCTTTAGTCTACCAATTGTTGGGGTGCATCACATGGAGGCTCATGCTCTGGTGGCTAGGTATGCATATCAAATTATCAATGCAAATTAGATCTGGGTTGGCTcatatttgttaatttgttTACTGTCAGAGGATGaatttttggtttggtttggtttggtttgtacTTCCTGGCGGGATACTTTTCTGATTAAAACATTCTTCTTTCCTCTGTAGATTAGTTGAACGGGAGTTGCAATTTCCTTTCATGGCACTGCTCATTTCTGGTAAGACTTTATATTCTCCTATACATTCTCCattcacatttatttttcatcctTCCTTCATTTTCCTTACACACATGCAAATTGTATTTTCATTTCCCGTGTCTAGATGTgtaaaaacagaaaagagatAGAGAGTGCAAATTTCTGgattaatgtatttttaaattgctTGATCTTTTCcaactttttgtttcaaaattttagggtcttttataatttgatgCATCTCAAATCCAATTATGAAATGCTATGCAGGAGGTAAAACTTCTAAAGTCGTTAACATTTAGGTTCAGTTCTTTTTATTGATAGCATTATATTTAAATGGTCGAGCGCTGTCATTGCTATCTCATTAATTGTAAGTACATTATTTGAactatttcaataaattttgagcAATGGAGTGGGTTGAACTTCAGTTTCATGAATAGAATTGGTGTTTCATGAGTGCGATGCATAAGGGGAAAAGTATTACAAACTACTACATTTTTAATCAACTGTGATGGAGAGAACGAACACTGCATCTTTTTCATGACTGTAGAGGTAAAGTTTGTCTGGTTTATTCTGCTCATTGTGGAGTATAGTATTCGGTCTTCTAGGAGGTGTTATTAAGATGACTCAAGATGATTTTTCGAGCTTTTGACAAGGACTTcaaagaatagaaaattaatGTCTATCCATTCTAGGGGGACACAACTTACTTGTTCTCGCCCAAGATCTTGGCCAATACATACAACTTGGAACAACAATAGACGATGCGATTGGGGAGGCATATGACAAGACTGCCAAATGGCTTGGTCTTGATCTTAGGAAGAGCGGTGGGCCGGCTATAGAGGAGCTTGCCAGAGAGGGGGATCCAAAATCAATTAAGTTCTCagtaatttttctaattcaaCGTGTTGTTTGTCATTGCATTTGCATATCCTTATTTTATTGGTAGTGAATAGACATGAGATACAAATAGTAAGCATATATTTCTGTGTTGGCAAGTATGTATATTaagttttcaaatatttatctcTATAGACTCCAATGAAGCAACATAAAGATTGCAACTTCTCTTATGCGGGGCTGAAGACTCAAGTCAGGCTGACTATTGAATCCAGAAACATGTATGTATTTATCTGGAATGTACTTCTTCATCCTTTCTAATAACAATGTCATCAGCAAGAATCACATATAATCTTTGAGCTTCAAATAACCTAACCATGTTGTTGGAGTTGTGGCAAAATctatacaaaaatgaaaatccaaaTATAGTTTTGATGTAAAGGGCCAGACatagttaatatttattttgaaggcATGATGTTTTAAAGGTCTATTAGATTTGAAGTATTGATGTATCTACCCGGTTTTAAGTAACTCATGCTATTAATTTCACAATGTAATATCTGAGCACTTGGGTCATTTGTTTGTATAGTTTATTTCCAGTACTACAGTTCCGTCAGATTGGTAAGACTGGGCTGATGGTTATCCTGTCTGAGAAGCTTATTACAGAGTTTTCACGTGTTGAAAGTTTCTGCTTTGACATTTTTAAGAGCAATAGGTTTTTTTTCTCAGTTCTTTGATGAATGTACATAACGTGTGCAGTGATGCAAAAATTCCTCTTTCTTCTGCAAGCAGCCAAGACAGGAGTGTGAGGGCTGATATTGCTGCCTCTTTTCAGGTATCCATCAGTCTGTATGGACTAATCTTGTACCGTTACGTCAATTGATCCTTGTGTTAAATTTATTGCAGCGTGTTGCAGTACGGCATCTAGAGGAAAGGTGTGAACGAGCAATTGAATGGGCATTGAAGATTGAACCATCCATAAAACATTTGGTAAAATGAGCTGCTCAACATCTTTTATTCCCTTCGCATTACTCCCAATGCAtcttacattttcattttcttgccAGTGAGCTGTACACATTGTTGAAACGAGGAATTCATCTTGTGTTTTTCCTATGCAGGTAGTCTCAGGAGGTGTTGCATCAAATAAGTACGTTAGGGCTCAACTTACTGAGGTTGTCAGGAAGAAGGGCCTGCAGCTTGTCTGCCCTCCTCCCAGTCTCTGCACTGATAATGGTATATTTCCTTTTGCTCAACTTGGATAAATTCATGTCTATTAGAGTAATTGACCATttatgtaacaacccaagctcaccaccaacaaatattgtcatttttaggcttttcctttcaggctttccctcaaagtttttaaaacgtgtttgctagggagtggtttccacacctttataaagaatgatttgttcccctctccaacagatatgagatctctaaatttaaaacCTGAACTCGGACATAAAAAATGTAGGTTGACCATagtttaaaaatgattaatgttGATGACTTATTTTAAGCTCCAAGTACGTTTGTCGGTGTGTTTATGGGAGATGTAGAGAGCTTTCCTTAACAAAGTAGCAGATTTTCTTGTGCAAAATATTTGGCCTGCTTAATATACAACGGTTTTGTTGACCATTTCTGGTgcaatcttatttaaataagttCGCACACCGTATCGTATGCGTATTAGGACACCAATCTCTTTTAATTGTGTTGCCAAGGTGTAATGGTGGCTTGGACGGGCCTCGAGCATTATCGCATTGGGAGATTTGATCCTCCACCACCAGCCGATGAACCCGAAGATACTTTGGTATGGTTCTAATCTTCACTGTAACCCTCTTGCCCCTTGATTAAAATAGGAACAAGTGAAGCCATCACATGTTTGGGTTTTACTACTAAGCTTAGAAAAAGAATACTTTGTCCAAAGTTATTCAAAGGGCCTGATGAATATTCTAGTTTATGATGACAgcatctttcttttattttatggttttttATCCTTCTCAAGTCTAcatattcaattttgtatccAGTACGACGTGCGACCGAGGTGGCCATTGGGAGAAGAATACGTTGAGGGAAGGAGTATAGCTCGCTCGCTAAGAACAGCCCGAATCCATCCATCTCTTACGTCTATCATCCAGGCATCTCTACAGCAACAATAGTAGCCATAGCTTCAGTTTCCAACTCAAAGGAATTTGCATCTCTTCTTACCTACGAGATTTCTCAGGAAACAAACGGAATCATACCGGAGTTCTAATTTCCCAACCATCAACGTGGTACTACCATCACTTGATGCCTTCAGTTAAATTATTGGGCGAGTTTGGTTGTTTTCATGAGATATGACatcaatatgttatgttatttatTGATTCATTTGTATCATATTAACATATATTAACAAGTCTCATACACGAGAAccttcaaaagaagaaatacaTGTGGATCATCGCTAAGTTATGCTCAGATAGTCAATTATTAGGTAATCTTTCCATTCCTTTCGATATGGGTTTTGTGTAGTTATGAATGGTATTCAAAAATCTAACCTTTCAAATCATTTTGCCGTAAGAAAAGCATAAATTTTGTTGCAAGAGATGGTATATgttgagaaagaaaacaatataaatcACTATTAGCCATGGTGATTTTcctatgcattttttttttataactgcAAAATAGTGGAGGGAATTTTGAAAGGCAGTGGATATCCTAGCCACAGCCAACGGCTGAGATTCTCCATTGTTCTAATCCGATGGCCACCTCTCGTCTCTTACCTCCATTTTTGTGTAGTCCAGAGAAGCTCGAAGCTCTATTTCCACACGAAATATAACTGATATTCTCACGGTCCATTTCTTCAATCCTTCACCAATCCACAGCCATGGCTTCCACTTCTTCTCTCACCCTTTCTCAAGCCCTCTTGTCCCGTGAAATCTCTCGCCATGGCTCCAATTCCTCATCCGACAGAGTTCCCCTCTCTATTCCCACATTCTCCGGCCTCAAAGCCACCAAGCCACCGCGCCTTTCCGGCTCCGCCCACCGCCCCAGGACCACCCACTACCGCCGCCAGATCGTTAGAGCTGCCGTCGCCGAGACATTGGGCACCACCGCCGAAACTGCCCTCGTTGAGAAGTCCATCAACACTATCCGATTCTTGGCCATTGATGCGGTTGAGAAAGCTAATTCCGGCCACCCTGGTTTGCCCATGGGCTGTGCGCCGATGGGTCATATTCTTTACGATGAGGTCATGAAGTATAACCCCAAGAACCCTTACTGGTTCAATCGGGACCGTTTCGTTTTGTCCGCTGGACATGGTTGTATGTTGCAGTATGCTCTGCTTCATCTTGCTGGCTACGACAGTGTCAGGGTTGGTTTCCTGAGCATTATTCATTTCTGCAGCTTCATTTGGTTTTGATCTACATTTTCTTAGGCATATCTTATTCGAATTGGCCGAAATTCTAAGTTTCTGGGTGTGATTCTCTGATTTCTCTTGATATTTGGGGCCTCTTGTATTACGCTTCTTACTTTTAGTTTGATGATCATCTAGACTGGTTTTGTAGGAGTGAACAATGATTTATCCTTCTGGAATTTAGCCTAGTTTCCGG is part of the Cucurbita pepo subsp. pepo cultivar mu-cu-16 chromosome LG03, ASM280686v2, whole genome shotgun sequence genome and encodes:
- the LOC111790600 gene encoding probable tRNA N6-adenosine threonylcarbamoyltransferase, mitochondrial, which translates into the protein MAFSSSLSRLNLIPKPSLPYALNTLKSLNFHKLLRINGIRPCISSNDSAARFSALKMTSSAGIHTQISRPQDDLIVLGIETSCDDTAAAIVKGNGEILSQVIVSQAELLARYGGVAPKMAEEAHAQAIDKVVQETMEKANLTERDLSAVAVTIGPGLSLCLRVGVQKARKIAGSFSLPIVGVHHMEAHALVARLVERELQFPFMALLISGGHNLLVLAQDLGQYIQLGTTIDDAIGEAYDKTAKWLGLDLRKSGGPAIEELAREGDPKSIKFSTPMKQHKDCNFSYAGLKTQVRLTIESRNIDAKIPLSSASSQDRSVRADIAASFQRVAVRHLEERCERAIEWALKIEPSIKHLVVSGGVASNKYVRAQLTEVVRKKGLQLVCPPPSLCTDNGVMVAWTGLEHYRIGRFDPPPPADEPEDTLYDVRPRWPLGEEYVEGRSIARSLRTARIHPSLTSIIQASLQQQ